GTGATTTAGGCAATGATGTGTTTGCTTAAAAGTGAGTGAATACTTCAAGTCTACAACCTTTTCAACAAactgtgttttcttttttcaatttgcTTAATAACGGCTCTACTAGCTGCCGACTCAAATACCAAGAAACTAGTTCCTTTACTTACAGTGTCCTCAATTAATTACGGATTTCAGACTATTCTAAAGTTCTCAAAAGAAATTTGTAACATATACTGAGACTCCCCACTCGgtcttttttctattatcaaACATTATATTACATGGTTTTCAAGAAGGAATATTATTGGAGGCTCACAGCTTGTATAAAGAGAcaaaattcacacacacacacatacatacatatatatatatatatttggctcTAGCTATAATGCTTCCTCTATTATTGGAGGTTAATTTTACAGCTTGCATACGAGAAGAGTCGGTGTTAGTACCTAGTAGGTCACTTATAGCTACCTATCTTAATATCATATACTTGGCCCTTCTGCTAACAAATGGTCCACATATTATTTATGAGCCAAGAAAATCATTCGTACAAAATATCCATATTTAATTAAGACAGACATACAAAcaagtatttatttttatatattttcatgcaattatatattatataatatacgtataaaaaagaaggaaaaaaaaaaatgtatgtttGCATGTACGGACAATGATTAATGTGACCCATCTCCACaattatgtgtaaaaaaaaaatatatatatatatatatatatatatatatacttgtatgTTGCACTTGCATGCATGCAGTTCTTGAAAGGAAAAAGACACAAACTGTGATCTTTAGAGACTTACTTGTCTTTGTTCATAGGGTAGATGAGAATGGGGCCACTAGTTTTATTTCCCAAAATGCCCTTGAACACACCTTTATCGAAGTCAGAAATCCTTGACTTTGGCACAAAAAGGTTGAGCCATGGGTGTGGTACGTCCCACAAACCCTTGGACCTGAGCTTGAGCTCGTTTTTGTGGACCCGGTCCAAGAAATCCACGTAAGGCAGGTCAGTTGTGAAGACTGATGTCGgtataaaatctaatttttccaaCAGAGCCTCTATTTCCtgcaacaaaacataaaatatttactaaattaaaaaaaaaaaatcatttgtcaTTAtagatcatttaaaaaaaatacaattaaagaTTCAAAGTacacacatattaaaaaaaataaagacaaaaaaagctTCTACAAAAGAATTGGTCTTGTCAGGATAAGTTCGATTCTACTCagtttttttttgctagaacatttaaaaaaaaaatttaaatatatgacTTTAGGATTGGTTATTAGAAGAGAATAATAGGGTAAGTGGGCGGCCTAGATTTGGCAAttttaaaagtcaaaaaatataataaaagttggggcTTCAATCTTAGGATCAGAATCATCGGATAGCATGATAGATTACAGAAGATCTTCCATGTTTTCTTGTGCATGTTTTATTACATTCTAAACTAGCTTCTATgactatattttattaacaatgACAAAAAAgctttaataaaataatcaaagtatTGATAATGGGACAACCCTAAAGGTGTTCTTCTAATAAATAAGTAGCTGAAATTGATACGTATATTGATATACAATAATACAAGGAGGATACTGATAATGGCAGAAGGTTCTAACTTCtgtgaataaattttttaaaaattagtgaGAAGATTTTATGGTGCGTCTTTGAAAGCTACTTCAATTAGGAAGACTAATAAATTGGCTTTTTTTAACAGCTATAGTTAAATCATTTCACTAAtagtttgaaaaatcaaaaactatGTAGCCAACTAGCCCGGCttgaacagtttttttttttttctactacaTCCTACCAACTTTTTAATGGAAATTTATTAGATCTTAGATAAAGTCTGTATTGTTTAGTTAATCGAGGAATAACTTCAAAGTATGCATATGACTGATTTACATTAATTGGACAAATAAGGCCCACCCAAAAGTCCTTAGTTTCTTTCCGAATAATTGGAGAACCAGTTGTCCACACAAACAAACAGCTTGAAAATGTCATTTTTAGAAGAGTCAGAGTTTTTGATAGAATACCAGCCGCCTAATTAAATTTCCCCACCAGCCACAGACCCACCTACTTTGAATGAGGCATATCAGTATTATCTCattctataaatttttgtatgatACTACTtcttttttaacctttttttttttactgccaataatttttttttactgttattattattaacgaCCTATTATGgacaaaaaatttcttcaaacaGAATTGGAGAAAATTATAAGACAATTCATAATCTCATCTATGTGTAataaatcatttaaacaaattatattaattttaaataggtcatgtgaaaaaaaaaaaaaacacacataattTTTCGAGCTATCACTTATAGAGTGGGTGAGTTGGAGTAAATTTactccaaattagtttggaagAGGGGTAAAAACAATTATTGCCTTTAGATAAAGTTTTCCTTTAAATCAAGTTGGAGAAATAGAAATCTACTCCAACCCATTATGTACTATCCACATGTACCAAGTCACATAAgtcattaaatcatttaaacaaGTGTTGTGACTATTCAATATATTATATGACTAAAAATACATGATGGCCTTAAAAACCATCACTTAGTGAGTTTGAGGAAAATTATGTCTACTATTATTATgtagtattttacttttttatcatAATTATATATGTAGTATTATACGGTTggctaaagtttttttttttttttttttccttaaagtttatcaaaagtttgttttttgtccataattataataaaaagcatttttcaatagtttaaggacaaaaataaggaagacaaaaaaatcactttcaatagtttaggggtaaaaaaaaaattattataattgtcatttttgttactatctttatatacaaaaacaaattgttattattaatagtAGTAGTTGTTCAAAGGTTAATCATTTATACCTGATCAATACTATTGGCGCTCGATTCATCATAATTCTTGGTGACCTCCAAGCAATATAAAACACCTCCATTAGAATTAAAAGAGGTAATTTTAACAGGGTTTCGCGGAGAGAAGAAAGAGGACCTCCAATTATTAATAAGCCCATCATCCACAATTACAAAACCCTCAATATAGTCGAATTTCTGGCTATTAGGGTGTCCATGCAGAGAGATGAGGAATTCTTGGTCCTTGGTAAAAGCAGTAAAATTTGAATACAGTGCTCGGATCCACCTCACCTATACACATCAATTTGAAACAGTATTAAAATCAAAAGCAcctaaaaagagagaaaagagaccACGTtatagagaagcaaaaaaaaaaaaaaaaaaaaaaagataaaaagacaTGTCAACAACATTGCCAGCTTTAGAACAGCCGCTTGAATGTGTTTAAAAAGCTAATATGGACCCAACACTCTAAAAACTCTTTAGGTAATGATGCTTTGCTTTTTAGGTTTTGACATGAAACTAAATACTAGGAAAATTGTTGCAAAGGCCAATGCCCCACCTTATAGCCAACTAAAACTTacttaaaatagaaaatattattaggtaATCTCCAATAGAGTCACATGGTAGTCTCTCCTTTCGAGTGAAAGATTGATTCCACTGTAAATTTAATTAACAAGGGTCATTAATATGTGAGAAAAAGGAGTATTgtctttaaccaaaaaagaaaaagaaaaaagagaactaTGTGGCATAATTATTCCTTCAAACAAGTAAAACTTTTGTTGgcatgtgtgtttgtgtgcattgagagagagagagagagacatactCTTTGAGGGGCAGGTTCAAGTGGAATTCTAGCCCTAGTGATGATTCCAAATTGGCCAAGACCACCAAGAACAGCATGGAACAGCTCTGAGTTTTGTTCTTCTGAACATGTCATTAGCTCACCTTTGCCTATAATTAGCCAAAAGAATACGTTAGAGAATTCATAGATGTATCCATATTCCATAATTAATGAGATTCAGACAAACTCggtgacaacaacaacaataatgcaacaataaaacaaaactgaagAGCCCTAGACaaatattacaataaaaaaatatttcagttTCCACTAAATTGGAAGCTTTTGAGAATAATGATaagcaaaaaattcaaacttttttataaaaatattatggaatAGGAAATAAATTATGATGCTCATTTACTAGCTAGCTAGGGTAGATTTCAAGAGAAAAACTAGATATATGACAAGCTCACcaccaacaaaaaaagatttagaaacTTGAGCAATTAACAAATTGAAACAAAACCCAcataaagattttattttattttcccaataaagaaaaaagaaagaaagaaaaacttgtACACAAGCTAGACATGCAAGAAAGTAAGAAATGAACGAACCTGTAACAACGTCAAGTTCATAGACATTGCTAATCTGAGGACCATGATTGAAAGCTTGGCCACTAATTCCAGCATTTGAAAGGGTTCCACCCACTGACAAATACAAGTAATCTGTCCATGACTTTGGTGCAAGCCCATATTCTAGCGTAGCTCTCAGCACATCAATCCAAAGCTCTCCACCCCACACATCCACATACCgttgttcttgttcttcttgTTCCATTGACACCAAAGGACTTAGCTGAGCTAGCTTTTTCACCGACCCACTCATCTCAATGACCACGCCATGACTCGTCTGAGCCTGACCGTTTATCGAATGCCCGTGACCCTTAGCCGAGACAGTGAACCCATTAACCGAGCCATAAGCCGCACCCACGAGCCTAACCACGTCTTCAGCAGAAGCCGGGTGGAACACAGCCAGCGGCTCGGCTCGGCTCATCATACCAAAGTCAAGCGAAGCCGTCTCCATGTCTGTTGGGTCAAGGCTGAGTTGACCATCCAATCCAAGCCTTAGAAGCTCCGTGGGCCTCAGAGTCAATCCAACGGTAACTATTAATCTACATATAGCAAACGTTAATAGAAGCTTATTCgtagccattttttttttgtgtttagcactattgcttttgtttatttaatagttaacaaagaaaatgaaagggaTATATATAGAAGAAGAACAATGAAGGTGGGGGGTGTAGGATAAGAAAAAGTTGGTACCAATGAACGAAgtgttttgggaaaaaaatcttTGTGGCAGAGAGTTATAGAAGTGtgtgtgggtttggttttgtggggggggggtaACGTAAGCCGGACTGTGTTTTTAAAGATTTTCTACGCAACATGCAAGGGATTCTCTGATCTATTTTTACCACgttatttgtttttgatttgcCCACATAGTGTTAAAATGCAACGAGGAATTCAAGaaggtaaaaataataataataaaaaaccaaacTATGTGTAtggatatctctctctcttttcttttcttttcttttcttttatgtcTAGGATATAAGATACAGGTTCTCAATTTATAGGACAAGGTAGGGAAAGAGTCTTTGGGGTTATGGGAGGGGTGAGATAGACACGTGGATGTTCACGTGTGAGGATGAGGAGACACGTGCGGTGGGAACAGTTATGCTCCTGTAAATGGGTCCCTTTATTTTGTGTGTAAAATGTGGGGCCCACATTTGGATACGGAGGATCTGTGTGGGGACGTGAGCAAGGGAAGGTTCACGTGGTTTCAGACTCTGGGATGGTGTTGAGCTTAAGCAAAGTGCAAACCAATaaagattctctctctctctttctctttctctttctctttctcttttgcctAGTTTCAAATTCGAAATTTTCGAATAGATAGACATCAACGTACAGAAGCATATGCttgaactaaaatttaaaaaaaaaatctaaaattggtGGAAAAAAGTGATGCATTTATATAGTTTCATGTATATCTCGATCACTCACAATTTGTTCCATGGTAAGTTATACGGTAAATTATAGTCTTAACATTACCTGTTTGAAATAGTACccatatataaaaatgatacaGTCATGATCACTAAATAATGCAATAGAGCCCGTCAATTTTGAAGTCCAAGAAATTCACAATATCTAAGCCTTAGATTACAAGGGCAGTTACAGTCTGCTAAAACAATGATAAAGAACAAGTGGGTGCTTTCAGATTagtcaatttataattttgtagtAGTAGTCTagtaattatttagttttttttttgtccctacGGGGATATCCGATAATTATTTAGTTTTGCTACAAAATGACAAGTTGCCAATTGCCAAGTGGGTGTTCTGTTCGGCAACAACCTTTGggatttattcaatttttttaatatttaaccTCGATTATAATGTGACAATAACAAGATATATAGTGAATCTTTATCAAAGTTTTggaatattgttttttttttttttcacttttttaccTTTAGGGTAAAAGGATGTGTGCTAAATCTTAATTGTAATTGGGCAAGATGTGATCCAACCTCAAAAGTAgagaattttatatttaattaaaagggACGAAGTTGCCTAGATATTACAGTGCAATAACAAAGTTAATTAATCGTAAATAACAattgttttctcattttcatGGAGTGACTAAAGTCTTAGTTTAGGCTgttaaataaatgttaaaatctACTTTATTCCATAACTTGGACATCATTAAAGTGAAAGAAAACGAATGGACAGCGAAATGGAGctattttttcctcaaaattttgTGATTTATTCACAAACCAGAGCAaggcatattttttaaaagaaaaatgcttgTCTACTTCTTGGGGCCTATTAGCCAAGAATGAAAATGATTGTCCAATCAATTTGAGcatcttttaaatttaatgcaTGCTAGACGCTTGTTTAGGTTCAGTGCTTCTAGTGCATTGGACCCGGTCAAATAGTGATACGTGTCCAAAAGTGAGCACATGCCATCATCTCAACAGGTCCAGTGCT
This DNA window, taken from Quercus robur chromosome 2, dhQueRobu3.1, whole genome shotgun sequence, encodes the following:
- the LOC126712322 gene encoding cytokinin dehydrogenase 5; this encodes MATNKLLLTFAICRLIVTVGLTLRPTELLRLGLDGQLSLDPTDMETASLDFGMMSRAEPLAVFHPASAEDVVRLVGAAYGSVNGFTVSAKGHGHSINGQAQTSHGVVIEMSGSVKKLAQLSPLVSMEQEEQEQRYVDVWGGELWIDVLRATLEYGLAPKSWTDYLYLSVGGTLSNAGISGQAFNHGPQISNVYELDVVTGKGELMTCSEEQNSELFHAVLGGLGQFGIITRARIPLEPAPQRVRWIRALYSNFTAFTKDQEFLISLHGHPNSQKFDYIEGFVIVDDGLINNWRSSFFSPRNPVKITSFNSNGGVLYCLEVTKNYDESSANSIDQEIEALLEKLDFIPTSVFTTDLPYVDFLDRVHKNELKLRSKGLWDVPHPWLNLFVPKSRISDFDKGVFKGILGNKTSGPILIYPMNKDKWDHRSSVVTPDEQVFYLVAFLRSALDTVIGGDKSQSLEYLTNQNRQILRFCDDAGIKLKQYLPHYTTQEEWLDHFGDKWAQFYQRKMEFDPRRILATGQRIFKPSFSTKVASW